A segment of the Superficieibacter sp. HKU1 genome:
CTGTACGGCGTCGCCCACTTTCAGCGAACCGGTCGTCAGTTTGCCGAGGTGACCAATCGCCTGGCCATACTTCTGCGTATCGTCCACCGCAAAGCTAAAGCCTGCGCCTTTGATTTCGCCTTTATCGCCCACCTGACCGCCGGATTCGCCGTAGAACGGCGTCTCGTCAAGCACGACAACGGCCTGCTGGCCGGCGCTTATCGCGTCAACCGCTTTACCATCAACGAACAGCGCGGTCACGTTGCCGTTCAGTTCGAGGTGGTCGTAACCTTTAAATTCAGACGTCCCGTCAACGCGGATCATCGCATTGTAGTCCGCGCCGAAGCCGCTGGATTCACGCGCGCGGCGGCGCTGCGCTTCCATTGCTGCTTCAAAGCCCTCTTCATCGACTTTGATATTGCGCTCGCGGCAAACGTCCGCCGTCAGGTCAACCGGGAAACCGTAGGTGTCGTACAGGCGGAAGGCCGTTTCACCGTCCAGCGTATCGCCGGTCAGTTTTGTCAGCTCTTCATCGAGCAGCGCCAGGCCACGCTCAAGCGTACGGGCAAACTGCTCTTCTTCGGTTTTCAGCACCTGCTCGACCTGAGCCTGCTGGCGTTTTAATTCTTCACCGGCAGCGCCCATGACCTCAATCAGCGGCCCTACCAGCTTGTAGAAGAAGGTGTCTTTCGCGCCAAGCATATTGCCGTGGCGAATAGCACGGCGAATGATACGACGCAGCACATAGCCACGGTTTTCATTCGACGGGATCACGCCATCGGCAATCAGGAAGGCGCAGGAGCGGATGTGGTCGGCAATCACGCGCAGCGATTTGTTGCTCAGATCGGTAGCACCGGTGACGTTCGCCACCGCATCAATCAGCGTGCGGAACAGGTCAATTTCATAGTTGGAATTAACATGCTGCAGAACCGCAGTAATACGCTCCAGTCCCATCCCGGTATCAACGGAGGGTTTCGGCAGCGGCTCCATCGTGCCGTCAGCCTGGCGATTGAACTGCATGAAGACGATATTCCAGATCTCAATATAGCGATCGCCATCTTCTTCCGGGCTTCCCGGAGGGCCACCCCAGATATGGTCGCCGTGATCGTAGAAAATTTCGGTGCACGGACCACAAGGACCGGTATCGCCCATCTGCCAGAAGTTATCAGAGGCATACGGCGCGCCTTTGTTGTCGCCGATGCGAATAATGCGCTCAGCCGGGATGCCGACTTCTTTTTCCCAGATGGCATAGGCTTCGTCGTCGGTTTCATAGACGGTTACCCACAGACGCTCTTTCGGCAGGGCAAACCAGTTTTCTCCGGTCAGCAGTTCCCACGCATATTGAATAGCGTCGTGTTTGAAATAGTCACCGAAGCTGAAGTTACCCAGCATTTCGAAGAACGTATGGTGGCGCGCAGTGTAACCGACGTTTTCCAGGTCGTTATGTTTACCGCCCGCACGCACGCAACGCTGAGACGTTGTGGCACGAGAGTAGTTACGTTTGTCGAGCCCAAGGAAAACATCCTTGAACTGGTTCATCCCGGCGTTGGTAAACAGCAGCGTCGGGTCGTTGTGAGGGACAAGGGAGCTGCTGGCAACTACCTGATGTCCCTTACCGTGGAAAAAGTCGAGAAACGCCTGACGGATCTCAGCGGTGCTCTTGCTCATAATTATCCTGAAATCAAGCTAACGAATATCGTAGCCAGCGAGCGCCCTGATGCATATCAACGCCCGCTGCCGAAAAAAGTGGGAATAAGATAAGTTTTCTTGACGGGGAAGTAAAATCCCCGATGCGGTCAATCGGAAAAATTTCGCCAGATATCCTGAATATCTTCCATAAGGTAGCCGCGATAGAGCAAAAAGCGCTGGATTTTCACTTTTTGCGCGAACTCAACAGGCAGCGGTTCACCATATTTTCGCACCGCCTGCTCTTTGGCAAGCGCGGCCCACTCAATATCACATTCCCGCATCGCCTTTTCGCCGACCTCGCGGGGAATGCCTTTTTGATTCAGCTCCTGGCGAATGCGCGCCGGACCATACCCTTTACGGCTGCGGCTGGCGATAAACTGCTGCACGAAACGGCTGTCATCAAGATAGTGATTTTCAATGCACCATGCGATGACGCGATCAAAATCTTCCGGCGCAGCGTCTTGCGCTTCAATGCCCTGCTTAGTGACGACAGGCGCGGCCAGCTTACGGCGCAGCTCCTGCTCGCTGTGGTCGCGCATGGCCAGGATGCGAATCGCACGGTCAAGGAGTCGCGAATACGCAGAGCGGCGTGGGGTATTCTCTGTCATAGCAAAACCTGCAAGCGTTGAAATAGCAAAAGGGCCGCATTAAGCAGCCCTTTAGTGACTAACATCTGTCGATGTTACCTGATTTTCTGGAGGATGCCATTCACGCGCCTCCCCCAGTGGTTACCGAAAGATTAAAAATCTTCTTTCGCTTCCGCCGCGTTTTCGTCGTTAGGATCAACCACAAAGTCCGGCTTGTCGTTCGGATTGCTGAGCAGCTGCTCACGCACTTTCTTCTCGATCTCTTTCGCCGCAGCCGGGTTCTCTTTCAGCCAGGTAATCGCATTGGCTTTACCCTGGCCGATTTTGTCGCCGTTGTAGCTATACCATGCGCCCGCTTTCTCGATCAGCTTCTCTTTCACGCCGAGGTCAACCAGCTCGCCGTGGAAGTTAATGCCTTCACCGTAAAGGATCTGGAATTCAGCCTGTTTGAACGGCGCAGCGATTTTGTTTTTCACCACTTTAACGCGGGTTTCGCTACCGACGACGTTCTCACCCTCTTTCACCGCACCGATACGGCGGATATCCAGACGCACGGAGGCGTAGAATTTCAGCGCGTTACCGCCGGTGGTGGTTTCCGGGTTACCGAACATCACACCGATTTTCATACGGATCTGGTTGATGAAGATCAGCAGGGTATTAGACTGCTTCAGGTTACCGGCCAGTTTACGCATCGCCTGGCTCATCATACGTGCCGCAAGGCCCATATGAGAGTCGCCGATTTCGCCTTCGATTTCCGCTTTCGGCGTCAGGGCCGCGACGGAGTCGACGACGATAACGTCGACTGCACCGGAACGCGCCAGCGCGTCACAGATTTCCAGCGCCTGCTCACCGGTATCCGGCTGAGAGCACAGCAGGTTGTCGATATCTACGCCCAGTTTACGCGCGTAAACCGGATCGAGCGCGTGTTCTGCGTCGATGAACGCACAGGTTTTGCCTTCGCGCTGAGCGGCGGCAACAACCTGCAGGGTCAGGGTAGTTTTACCTGAGGATTCCGGCCCGTAAATTTCTACGATACGGCCCATCGGCAAACCGCCTGCACCCAGCGCGATATCCAGCGAAAGCGAGCCAGTAGGGATGGTTTCCACATCCATGGAACGGTCTTCACCCAGGCGCATGATGGAGCCTTTGCCAAATTGTTTTTCAATCTGGCCCAGTGCTGCCGCCAACGCTTTCTGTTTGTTTTCGTCGATAGCCATTATTACTCCTTTCATGCCGGGTGAAGCTGGTTTACACCACTCCGGGGATTACTGTTCTGTTGCGCTAATTATACTGTATAGCTATACAGTATCAAGTGTTTTGTAGAAAATTTTGCCACAGGGTTTGCAGGGCATACGCCGTGGCCTGACGCCGCACCGCCTCACGGTCGCCAGCGAAACATTCACAGCGGGTAATGCCTTCTCCGCGGGCGCTGGCGAAGCCAAACCAGACTGTGCCGACCGGCTTGGTGTCGCTGCCGCCGTCCGGTCCGGCAATGCCGCTGACTGAGACGGCGTAATCGGCACGCGCCGCGCGCAGTGCGCCAATCGCCATCTCAACCACCACGGGTTCGCTCACCGCGCCGTGATGTTCAAGTGTGGCACTTTTTACGCCAATCATTTGCGATTTCGCTTCATTACTGTAGGTGACAAAGCCGCGTTCAAACCAGGCGGAACTGCCCGCGATATCGGTAATGACTTTCGCCACCCAGCCGCCGGTGCAGGATTCCGCCGTCGTCATGGTTGCGCCACGCGCCTTAAGTGCCTGCCCTACCCGCTCACTTAATTGTCGTAATTCACCCTCGGTCATAGGTGCCTCGCGATGCCGAAAAGAATGGACAACAAGATAGCACTTTCCAGCAGGAGATGGGGGCGACGAGTTGATTTTACGAGGAAGATTCAGAAAAAAGGCCAGCCGGGGCTGACCTTCAACGCTTTATTTCATGCTGTTGACGATGGTCTCAACATTATGACGCATCGCTTTCGCATAGGTATCCGCCACGCCGCCGGGTGCGGACAGGGCTTCCGGATAAAGCTCACCGCCCGGCTGCGCGCCGGTGGCGCTGGCAATCTGCCGGACCAGGCGCGGATCGAGCTGATTTTCCATAAACCAGACTTTCACGCCGTCGGCTTTGATCTGCTTAATCATCTGCGCAATCTGCGCCGCACTCGGCTCGCTTTCCGAGGACAGTCCCTGCGGCGCGACGAAGGTCACGCCATAGGCGCGGCCAAAATAGCCGAAGGCGTCGTGGCTGGTGAGCACTTTACGCTTCGCCTGTGGGATAGCGCTGAACTGCGTTTTGGCCCAGCTATCCAGCTGTTGCAGCTGGGTTATGTAGCGGCTGCCCGACGCTTTCAGATCGGCGGCATCTTCTGGATCGGCTTTCTCCAGCGCAGCCAGAATGTTTTGCGCATAATGCGCGCCGTTGGCAATATCATTCCACGCATGCGGATCGGTCACGGTTTTTCCGTCCTCCTCCAGAGTATGCGTTTTGATACCGTCCGAGGCGACAACCAGCGTGCCGTGAAAACCGGAGGCTTTAACCATCCGGTCAAGCCAGCCTTCCAGCCCAAGACCGTTAACCACTACCACGTCGGCTTTGCTCAGCATTGCGCTATCCTGCGGCGACGGTTCAAAGGTATGCGGATCGCCATCCGGTCCTACCAGCGTTCTCACGTTAACGCGATCGCCCCCGACTTGCTGAGTAATATCGCCAAGTATCGAAAAACTGGTAACCACATTCAGCGTTTTCGCCATTGCGTTCTGCGCCATGACGCTAAGCGCCAGTGCAATAATGACCCCTGTACGTTTCATCTTTTCCCCTTGCTATTAAAAAAAGGCGCGAAGGCTGCCTGCCAGCCCGCTGCGTCTGCCAAATAAAACGGATATAAAAAAGAGGGCGCTGGCGGTCAGCACGATGGACGGTCCGGCGGGCAGATTGGCTCCCCAGGACAGACTTAATCCCAGCCAGGCGCTGACAGTGCCGATGGCACCGGCGAGCAGTAACAGACCGGGTAAAGTATTCGCCCAGCAGCGCGCGGCAACCGCGGGTAGCATCATGACGCCTACCGCCATCAGCGTGCCGAGCACCTGAAAACCGGCGACCAAATTCAACACCAGCAGCGCCAGAAACAGACCGTGCAGCAGCGAGGGCAGCCAGCGCACATTAACCTGTAGCCAGGCGCTGTCGAACGCTTCACTCACCAGGCCACGATAAAACAGCGCCAGGCAAAGCAGCGTCACGCCGCTAACGCCGGCGACGAAAATGGCCGAATCGGTATCAACCGCCAGAATCGAGCCGAACAGCAAATGCAGCAGATCGACGCTGGAGCCGCGCAGCGAAACCAGCGTCACCCCCAGCGCCAGCGATCCCAGATAGAAGCCGGCAAAACTGGCGTCCTCTTTAAGCAGCGTGCGGCGACTCACCCATCCGGCGATCAACGCGACCGCGATCCCGGCAATAAA
Coding sequences within it:
- the alaS gene encoding alanine--tRNA ligase produces the protein MSKSTAEIRQAFLDFFHGKGHQVVASSSLVPHNDPTLLFTNAGMNQFKDVFLGLDKRNYSRATTSQRCVRAGGKHNDLENVGYTARHHTFFEMLGNFSFGDYFKHDAIQYAWELLTGENWFALPKERLWVTVYETDDEAYAIWEKEVGIPAERIIRIGDNKGAPYASDNFWQMGDTGPCGPCTEIFYDHGDHIWGGPPGSPEEDGDRYIEIWNIVFMQFNRQADGTMEPLPKPSVDTGMGLERITAVLQHVNSNYEIDLFRTLIDAVANVTGATDLSNKSLRVIADHIRSCAFLIADGVIPSNENRGYVLRRIIRRAIRHGNMLGAKDTFFYKLVGPLIEVMGAAGEELKRQQAQVEQVLKTEEEQFARTLERGLALLDEELTKLTGDTLDGETAFRLYDTYGFPVDLTADVCRERNIKVDEEGFEAAMEAQRRRARESSGFGADYNAMIRVDGTSEFKGYDHLELNGNVTALFVDGKAVDAISAGQQAVVVLDETPFYGESGGQVGDKGEIKGAGFSFAVDDTQKYGQAIGHLGKLTTGSLKVGDAVQADVDEERRARIRRNHSATHLMHAALRQVLGTHVAQKGSLVNDKVLRFDFSHFEAMKPAEIRAVEDLVNAQIRRNLPIETNIMDLDAAREKGAMALFGEKYDERVRVLSMGDFSTELCGGTHASRTGDIGLFRIVSESGTAAGVRRIEAVTGDGAIAALHAESDQLSDIAQLLKSDSHNLSDKVRSVLERSRQLEKELQQLKAQAAAQESASLSSKAEDINGVKLLVSELTGVEPKMLRTMVDDLKNQLGSTIVVLATVAEGKVSLIAGVSKDVTDRVKAGELVGMVAQQVGGKGGGRPDMAQAGGTDAAALPGALASVKSWVSKKL
- a CDS encoding metal ABC transporter substrate-binding protein, producing MKRTGVIIALALSVMAQNAMAKTLNVVTSFSILGDITQQVGGDRVNVRTLVGPDGDPHTFEPSPQDSAMLSKADVVVVNGLGLEGWLDRMVKASGFHGTLVVASDGIKTHTLEEDGKTVTDPHAWNDIANGAHYAQNILAALEKADPEDAADLKASGSRYITQLQQLDSWAKTQFSAIPQAKRKVLTSHDAFGYFGRAYGVTFVAPQGLSSESEPSAAQIAQMIKQIKADGVKVWFMENQLDPRLVRQIASATGAQPGGELYPEALSAPGGVADTYAKAMRHNVETIVNSMK
- the recX gene encoding recombination regulator RecX, whose amino-acid sequence is MTENTPRRSAYSRLLDRAIRILAMRDHSEQELRRKLAAPVVTKQGIEAQDAAPEDFDRVIAWCIENHYLDDSRFVQQFIASRSRKGYGPARIRQELNQKGIPREVGEKAMRECDIEWAALAKEQAVRKYGEPLPVEFAQKVKIQRFLLYRGYLMEDIQDIWRNFSD
- the pncC gene encoding nicotinamide-nucleotide amidase, producing the protein MTEGELRQLSERVGQALKARGATMTTAESCTGGWVAKVITDIAGSSAWFERGFVTYSNEAKSQMIGVKSATLEHHGAVSEPVVVEMAIGALRAARADYAVSVSGIAGPDGGSDTKPVGTVWFGFASARGEGITRCECFAGDREAVRRQATAYALQTLWQNFLQNT
- a CDS encoding metal ABC transporter permease, which codes for MIWHLFFQPFIEFGFMRRALVVCLALSMSTTALGVFLLLRRMSLMGDALSHAILPGVAVGYLLNGMSLLAMSIGGFIAGIAVALIAGWVSRRTLLKEDASFAGFYLGSLALGVTLVSLRGSSVDLLHLLFGSILAVDTDSAIFVAGVSGVTLLCLALFYRGLVSEAFDSAWLQVNVRWLPSLLHGLFLALLVLNLVAGFQVLGTLMAVGVMMLPAVAARCWANTLPGLLLLAGAIGTVSAWLGLSLSWGANLPAGPSIVLTASALFFISVLFGRRSGLAGSLRAFF
- the recA gene encoding recombinase RecA translates to MAIDENKQKALAAALGQIEKQFGKGSIMRLGEDRSMDVETIPTGSLSLDIALGAGGLPMGRIVEIYGPESSGKTTLTLQVVAAAQREGKTCAFIDAEHALDPVYARKLGVDIDNLLCSQPDTGEQALEICDALARSGAVDVIVVDSVAALTPKAEIEGEIGDSHMGLAARMMSQAMRKLAGNLKQSNTLLIFINQIRMKIGVMFGNPETTTGGNALKFYASVRLDIRRIGAVKEGENVVGSETRVKVVKNKIAAPFKQAEFQILYGEGINFHGELVDLGVKEKLIEKAGAWYSYNGDKIGQGKANAITWLKENPAAAKEIEKKVREQLLSNPNDKPDFVVDPNDENAAEAKEDF